A genomic region of Salmo salar unplaced genomic scaffold, Ssal_v3.1, whole genome shotgun sequence contains the following coding sequences:
- the LOC123732912 gene encoding stonustoxin subunit beta-like translates to MKPGLRKYVCDLTLDLNTVDRLLSLSEENRKVTCRTEEQPYPDHPERFEDWRQVLCREGLTGRCYWEVEWSGIMGAGIGVTYKGINRRGRGDDCCLGYSDKSWCLFCYDNRYSARHNNNSTTIDVRPSSSHRVGVYLDWSAGTLSFYRASSDTPTHLITFTSIFTEPLYPGFRVNYVGDSVSLK, encoded by the exons atgaaacctggacttagaaaat atgtctgtgatctcacactggacctaaacacagtagacagactcctctctctgtctgaggagaacagaaaggtgacatgtaggacagaggagcagccgtatcctgatcacccagagagatttgaggactggagacaggtgctgtgtagagagggtctgactgggcgctgttactgggaggtagagtggagtgggataatgggggctggtataggagtgacatataaaggaatcaacaggagaggaaggggtgaTGACTGTTGTCTTGGATACAGTGACAAGTCCTGGTGTCTGTTCTGCTATGACAACAGATACTCTGCCaggcataataataactccactaccatagacgtccgcccctccagctcccacagagtaggagtgtatctggactggtcagccggcactctgtccttctatagagcctcctctgacacaccgacccacctgatcacattcacctccatattcactgagcccctctatccaggattTAGGGTTAATTATGTTGGCgactcagtgtccctgaaataa